GTGTTGCTTGCCGTCTTCGCCGATATACGTAAGGTCGAAGCGCTCAGGTAATAAGAAGTCCAATTGTGCAGTGGAAAGTGTTTCTTCCATACCAATTGCTGTTTTTACTTGTACATCCAACTTCGGACCGTAAAATGCTGCCTCGCCTTCTTCTTCTGTATACGGAAGCTCCATCTCATCCATTGCTTCTTTCAACATAGCTTGTGCACGTTCCCACATTTCATCGTCATCAAAATATTTCGTTGTATCTTCAGGATCGCGATACGATAGGCGGAACGAATAATCTTTAATATTGAAGTCTTTATATACTTCAATGATTAACATGACTACACGTTTAAACTCTTCTTTAATCTGGTCAGGACGCACGAAGATATGCGCATCGTTCAATGTCATACCACGTACACGCTGAAGACCCGAAAGTGCTCCCGACATTTCATAACGGTGCATTGTGCCAAGTTCCGCCAAACGAAGTGGTAAATTACGATACGAATGAATACCATTTTTATAAATCATCATGTGGTGAGGACAGTTCATTGGACGTAACACGAGATCTTCGTTATCCATGCTCATTGTCGGGAACATACCATCTTGATAATGATCCCAGTGACCGGATGTTTTGTAGAGTTCTACACTTCCAAGTACTGGCGTATACACGTGCTGGTAGCCTAGTCTTTCTTCTTTATCGACAATATATCGTTCGATCACACGGCGAATGGTAGCGCCTTTTGGTAACCAGAGTGGAAGACCTTGTCCAACTTTTTGTGAATTTGTGAACAGATTCAATTCCTTACCGATTTTACGGTGGTCACGCTCTTTCGCTTCTTCCAGCATACGCAAATGTTCTTTCAGCTCGTCCTTTTTGAAGAAAGCCGTTCCGTAAATCCGTTGAAGCATTTTGTTATCAGAGTTCCCTCTCCAATAAGCCCCTGCAATACTTAATAATTTAAATTCTTTTAGTTTACCTGTAGACGGAACATGAATGCCGCGGCATAGGTCGAAGAATTCGCCTTGTTCATAAATAGATACTTGTTGATCTTCAGGAATTGCTTCGAGAAGTTCCAATTTGTATTCATCATCAATTTCTTTGAAACGTTTTTCTGCTTCCGCACGGGATACATCGTGACGAATAATGGGTAAGTTTTCACCGATAATGCGTTTCATTTCTTTTTCTAACTCAGGCAAATCTTCAGCAGTGATCGGTGTAGGTGAATCGATATCATAATAAAAACCGTTTTCGATAGTAGGACCTATTCCTAGTTTCGCATCCGGGAATTTGCGTTTGACGGCTTGTGCCAAAAGGTGAGCCGTACTATGACGCAGAATGTCCAACGCTTCATCTGAAGTTGGCGTAATGATACTAATCTCTCCATCTGTATGGATTGGTGATTTCAAATCGATGAGCTGCTCTCCAATTTTTCCTGCTAATGCGCTTTTACGCAATCCAGGACTGATGGAGCCTGCAATTTCTTCTGTTGTGACGCCGTCCTCGAATTCTTTTACTGCACCATCTGGAAATGTTAAATGAATATTTTCTGGCATGTGTATGACTCCCTTTCTTTTTTTGAACGCAAAAAAGCCCCATCCCTAAAGGGACGAGGCTTGAGCTCGTGGTTCCACCCTTCTTCCTTCCATTCGCAAATATGCGAAAAGACCGAAGCTTTCGATCGGCTAACGGGCCGCTACCGTCATCAGCTACTTACTTTCACTGATGCTGCTCGGAGGTGGTAAATTTATCTTCTGCCTACAAGGGTTTCAGCCATGCCCCTGTTCTCTGGAAAGGTGAAAAATAAAGTATTGTCCTCTTCGATGCATGTTAACAATTTATTTATGTT
This window of the Sporosarcina ureae genome carries:
- the thrS gene encoding threonine--tRNA ligase codes for the protein MPENIHLTFPDGAVKEFEDGVTTEEIAGSISPGLRKSALAGKIGEQLIDLKSPIHTDGEISIITPTSDEALDILRHSTAHLLAQAVKRKFPDAKLGIGPTIENGFYYDIDSPTPITAEDLPELEKEMKRIIGENLPIIRHDVSRAEAEKRFKEIDDEYKLELLEAIPEDQQVSIYEQGEFFDLCRGIHVPSTGKLKEFKLLSIAGAYWRGNSDNKMLQRIYGTAFFKKDELKEHLRMLEEAKERDHRKIGKELNLFTNSQKVGQGLPLWLPKGATIRRVIERYIVDKEERLGYQHVYTPVLGSVELYKTSGHWDHYQDGMFPTMSMDNEDLVLRPMNCPHHMMIYKNGIHSYRNLPLRLAELGTMHRYEMSGALSGLQRVRGMTLNDAHIFVRPDQIKEEFKRVVMLIIEVYKDFNIKDYSFRLSYRDPEDTTKYFDDDEMWERAQAMLKEAMDEMELPYTEEEGEAAFYGPKLDVQVKTAIGMEETLSTAQLDFLLPERFDLTYIGEDGKQHRPVVIHRGVVSTMERFVAFLIEEYKGAFPTWLAPIQVELIPVSPDVHLDYAQDVKDQLTLAGFRVDVDSRDEKIGYKIREAQVQKVPYMLVLGDREMEAGEVNVRKYGEQKSESMSFEAFLELIKEDVKKN